Proteins co-encoded in one Bos taurus isolate L1 Dominette 01449 registration number 42190680 breed Hereford chromosome X, ARS-UCD2.0, whole genome shotgun sequence genomic window:
- the LOC104969973 gene encoding odorant-binding protein-like, which yields MKVLFLSLLLGVICAAQEEEAQPSLSELSGQWRTAYIASSNLGKIKPNGPFRVYLHKLLFDDEQGTVDFYFFVKHKGKWEYKHVSGIKQEDGTYAVDYEGKNVFEVSHASNNILVAHNTNVDEHGKKTVLTGLFVKVNIEDESLQKFKELTQEKGIEEENVVNFIETDD from the exons ATGAAGGTTTTGTTCCTGAGTCTACTTCTTGGTGTGATTTGTGCTGCCCAAGAAGAGGAAGCTCAGCCAAGTCTCTCCGAG CTTTCAGGGCAATGGAGAACCGCCTACATTGCATCCAGTAACCTGGGGAAGATCAAGCCCAACGGGCCATTCAGGGTTTACCTCCACAAACTTCTGTTTGATGATGAACAGGGCACAGTAGACTTCTACTTCTTTGTCAA acacAAGGGAAAATGGGAATATAAACACGTCTCGGGAATAAAGCAAGAGGATGGTACTTATGCTGTTGACT ACGAGGGTAAAAATGTATTTGAGGTTAGTCATGCGTCCAACAACATTCTAGTAGCACATAACACCAACGTGGATGAGCACGGCAAGAAAACAGTACTGACTGGGCTATTTG TTAAAGTAAATATTGAAGACGAAAGCTTGCAGAAGTTCAAGGAGCTGACTCAAGAGAAAGGGATTGAAGAGGAAAATGTTGTGAATTTCATCGAAACTG ATGACTAG